One region of Ursus arctos isolate Adak ecotype North America unplaced genomic scaffold, UrsArc2.0 scaffold_33, whole genome shotgun sequence genomic DNA includes:
- the LOC113249027 gene encoding olfactory receptor 4K14-like, with product MDKGNLSIVSEFVLLGLCHSWNIQVLFLVIFLILYLIIISGNIVIMILIITDPRLHSPMYFLLANLSFVDMWLSSVTTPKMITDFLRENKIISFGGCMCQILYVHFVGGGEMVLLVVMAYDRFVAVCKPLHYSTIMSLQKCTGLVVTSWTIGFVHAMSQMAVIVQLPFCGPREIDSFFCDIPLVIKLACIDSYNLGILMNADSGVLAMTCFILLLISYTYILLAIRQSSETGASKALSTCTAHITVVVLFFGPCIFIYVWPLSITWVDKFLAVFYSVITPLLNPAIYTLRNKEIKDAMKRFRRYYIHSKGNI from the coding sequence atggataaaggaaatttGTCTATAGTGTCAGAATTTGTGCTTCTGGGACTTTGCCACTCATGGAATATACAGGTCTTATTCTTAGTGATATTTCTTATACTTTACCTGATTATTATATCTGGAAATATTGTCATTATGATCCTAATCATCACTGACCCCCGTCTTCATTCCCCCATGTACTTCTTgttggccaacctgtcctttgttgATATGTGGCTTTCTTCAGTCACCACTCCGAAGATGATCACAGACTTTCTCAGGGAGAACAAGATTATTTCCTTTGGAGGGTGTATGTGCCAGATCCTCTATGTACATTTTGTTGGAGGGGGAGAGATGGTGCTATTAGTGGtaatggcctatgaccgctttgtAGCTGTCTGCAAGCCACTGCACTATTCAACCATTATGAGCCTGCAAAAATGCACTGGGCTGGTGGTGACTTCCTGGACCATTGGCTTTGTGCATGCCATGAGTCAAATGGCTGTGATTGTGCAATTGCCCTTCTGTGGCCCCAGGGAAATCGACAGCTTCTTCTGTGACATACCGCTGGTAATTAAGCTTGCCTGCATAGATTCCTACAATTTGGGAATATTAATGAATGCTGATAGTGGGGTTCTGGCCATGACCTGCTTTATTCTGTTGTTGATATCCTATACATATATTCTTCTTGCTATCCGCCAAAGCTCTGAAACTGGTGCATCCAAGGCACTATCTACCTGCACTGCCCACATCACAGTGGTGGTGCTCTTCTTTGGGCCTTGCATCTTCATCTATGTGTGGCCACTCAGCATCACCTGGGTGGACAAATTTCTTGCTGTGTTTTACTCTGTTATTACACCTCTCCTAAATCCAGCCATTTATACCCtgagaaataaagagataaaagatgCCATGAAAAGATTCAGACGCTACTACATACATTCCAAGGGAAATATTTAA